A region of Oncorhynchus kisutch isolate 150728-3 linkage group LG29, Okis_V2, whole genome shotgun sequence DNA encodes the following proteins:
- the LOC109874409 gene encoding boophilin-H2, which produces MAYPLLHVFLLGVMLPIASSMNPFCSSKMDEGKAVEGKEDDKQLQYYYNEGKGACFPFFYKGLEGNENRFNTDRQCMNACSDKFEELYPAADGVCGLPVDHGSCFAMLLMHYYNAEEGNCRVFHYSGCQGNGNRFETREQCLQTCMAKAGRFGGAMEPGTNPDESSTNAGLIVGILGGIVFAVAVISAIVLFVVQRKEKSRKGSEQVPTLEMK; this is translated from the exons ATCCATTTTGCAGTAGTAAGATGGACGAGGGGAAGGCAGTAGAGGGAAAGGAAGACGACAAACAACTGCAGTATTACTACAATGAGGGAAAAGGCGCCTGTTTTCCTTTCTTCTACAAAGGACTGGAAGGGAATGAGAACCGCTTCAACACAGACAGGCAGTGTATGAATGCCTGCTCTGACAAGTTTGAAGAGCTCTACCCAGCTGCAG aTGGAGTGTGTGGCCTCCCAGTGGACCATGGTAGTTGTTTTGCTATGTTGCTGATGCACTACTACAACGCAGAAGAGGGGAACTGTCGTGTCTTCCACTACAGCGGCTGTCAGGGCAATGGCAACCGCTTCGAGACCCGAGAGCAGTGTCTGCAGACATGCATGG CCAAAGCAGGAAGGTTTGGTGGTGCTATGGAACCAGGAACCAACCCAGATGAGAGTTCCACTAATGCAG GACTGATTGTGGGTATTTTAGGAGGAATTGTGTTCGCAGTGGCGGTGATCTCTGCTATTGTTCTTTTTGTTGTCCAAAG GAAAGAGAAATCAAGAAAAGGGAGTGAGCAGGTACCAACTCTTGAGATGAAGTAA